The stretch of DNA TCCGTCATAATAAAATGTACAATCTAAACTTTTATCTTCAGCCGATTGATGGGCCAACATCAGTCGGTTTTTTCGTTTTCTCGTAAGACCTTCAATGACCTAATAGCATCCTCCGTGCGCTTAAGCGCTTGCTCGTAATCTCCTTTTTTCAATCGTTTAAACGCAACCCTCAAACAACATTCCGCTGCGTAAATCTCTTGATCGGGATTGATAGTGACCATTTGAAACCTCCTAGAATAAAAATCTGATAAATCCCCCTACCACTTTCGTCAACATGTCTACCAATAAATTGATATCCACGCCGTTAATAAGGTACATTCCGGCTTCGACTGTTGTCGTGTTCGATGTTAATCGAATTTGAATTACTTGCAGCCACCGGATAAAGTCCTCCGTTGCCAGTGTCATTTCGTTGCGCTCGACTTTTGAAATGGTGCTCCTAGAGATATTAACTAACGGGGACATTTCCTCTTGTGTCAATCCAGCACCTTTGCGCGTGGCTCGCAAGAGTTGTCCAACATTCATTCCCTCTCCCCCCTCAAATGTTCAAAAACAGAACATGTTCAAACAATGAACAGTATTTTTCTATGAACCTGGTAAAATTATTTATAGAAGATAGATGACGCACCTGTCATCCTCGTTACGAAACCCTCTCATACTGATTAGCATTAGCTTTTCTTCGAATTCTGTCATTGACAGTTTTCAGTTCTCCTCCGAGCTTTGCTAAAATACCGAAACGGAACTTCTCCACATTCGTGGATGGGCTGTTAATAATAGCCACCATTTCGGCATTTATCCTTTCCACCAAACGTCGTCTGTCTTCTTGATCATTAGTGATCATGCTGC from Bacillus sp. OxB-1 encodes:
- a CDS encoding helix-turn-helix domain-containing protein, translated to MNVGQLLRATRKGAGLTQEEMSPLVNISRSTISKVERNEMTLATEDFIRWLQVIQIRLTSNTTTVEAGMYLINGVDINLLVDMLTKVVGGFIRFLF